In Gemmatimonadales bacterium, the genomic window CAGCGCCACCAGGATCACCCGGCGCGCGACGTCGGCGAGGTACATCGACTCCTTCTCGCCCTGGTGGAACAGCGAGGAGAACTCGTGCTCGCCGATCATCTTGGCGAGCTGGTCGTTGGCGCTGAAGTCGGCGGCCGTCAGCGAGGCGAAGGCCTGCGGGTCGAACTGGGGCGGCTCCCCCACGTTCGCCACCACCTGGCCGTTCCGGTCGACCAGGATGAGGCTCTTCACGTTGGTCTCCCGCAACAGGCCATTCATGTGCTCGGTGATGGCCTTGTAGTCCTCTTCGCGGAACGACCAGCTCGACGCACCAGGCATCCGTGCTCCGCTCAGGAGAGTTGCGCTTCCATCCGGCGTACGATGCTCTCGGCCCGGCGCCGGAGGGCGGGATGGACCTCCCAGGCGAGGTAGTCGCGCAGCACCTGCACCGCCTCCACGCCCGGGTGCCCGCTCAAATACCCCAACGCCGCCAGACGGCGCAAGGGGCGGGCGCTGAACAGCGCGCTCCGCCACCTCCCCATGGAGCGCTGCGCCAGCACCGCGCCGGCCAGGAATCCCGCCGTCGCCGCAGCCGCGAAGTACAGTCCCCGGTGTCTCACGCGCCCGGGAACTGCCGCCGCGCGGAAAACGCCTGCGCGATCGTCTCCCCGTCGGCGTATTCCAGCTCGCCGCCCACGGGCAGGCCCCGCGCCAGCCGGGTCACCGCCACGTCCGGCGAGCGCGCGCGCAGCGTGCGCTCCACGTAGTGGGCCGTCGCCTCCCCCTCCACCGACGGATTGGTGGCCACGATGATCTCCCGCACGGCCGTGCCGTTGGCCACGCGCGCCAGCAGCGACGCCACGTTCAGCTGGTCGGGTCCCACGCCGTCCAGCGGCGAGAGCCGGCCGCCCAGCACGTGGTAGCGGCCCCGGTACTCGCCGGACCGCTCGATCGCCGCCACGTCGGAGGCCTCCTCCACGACGCAGATCAGCGCGCCATCGCGCCGCGCGTCGCTGCAGATGGCGCACGGGTCCGACTCCGTGAGGTCCCCGCAGACCGAGCAGGCGCGGATCCGTTCGCCGAGCGCGGCCACCGCACGGGCCAGGCGCGCGGACTCCTCACGGGGCTGCTTGAGCAGGAAGTACGTCAGGCGCTGCGCCGTCTTGCGGCCGATTCCCGGGAGCTTCGCGAGTTCGGCGACCAGCTCCTCGATGGCGGACACGGCTACAGCGAAAACGGCAGCGGGAACGGCAGGACGCTCTGGACTTTCTTGACCTCGTCCTGGGCCATCTCCGCCGCCCGCTTCTGCACCTCCGCCACCGCGGCCACGACCAGATCCTCGAGCATCTCGACGTCGCCCCCGAGCAGGCTGGGGTCGATGTGGACCTCCCGCACCTGGCCCCGGCCGTCGGCCGTCACGGTGACCATGCCGCCACCGGCCGAGCCCGTCACGGTGCGCTGCGCCAGCTCGCTCTGAATCGCGGCCAACCGCCCCTGCATTTGCTGCCCGAACTGGAGGAGCGCACGAATATCGGTCATTGGTGGAAACCTAGGCCCCGCGCCTGCCGGGGGCAAGCCTACTCGAGAAGCTCCAAGTCCAAGCTGTCTATAGCGCTATCTAGCGTCGGGTCCTTCCCGCGCAGGGCCTGGAGCCGCTCGGCCTTCGCCCCCGTGGCGGTGACCCGCTGCGCGGTGGGACGGACCGGCGACTCGCGCACCGTCCCGCTCGGCGCACCGGGGCCCGCGCTCCCGCCGGGGGACCCGGCCTGGGCCCGGGGTGGTCCGCCGGACGCCTCCGCGGCGACGACCCGGACCGGGGTGCCGAGCACCCGCCCCACGATCGCCTCGATCGACGGGCGCCCCCGGCTCAGCCCCTCCCCGGTCATGGGGTTGCCTCCCCTGGCGCGGATGCGGACCGCCGTGCCGTCGCAGGCCACCGGCTCCGCATCCTCGAGGGCGCTGGCGAGCATCGGCTTCTCCGCGCGCGCGGCCGCCACGACGTCCGCCCAGGCGCCGCGCACGGCCTCGAGGGTGAGCGGGCCGCCCGGCGCGCTCGCTCGCGGCGGCGCCGGCGCGGGGGCCGGT contains:
- a CDS encoding YbaB/EbfC family nucleoid-associated protein — protein: MTDIRALLQFGQQMQGRLAAIQSELAQRTVTGSAGGGMVTVTADGRGQVREVHIDPSLLGGDVEMLEDLVVAAVAEVQKRAAEMAQDEVKKVQSVLPFPLPFSL
- a CDS encoding roadblock/LC7 domain-containing protein, whose translation is MPGASSWSFREEDYKAITEHMNGLLRETNVKSLILVDRNGQVVANVGEPPQFDPQAFASLTAADFSANDQLAKMIGEHEFSSLFHQGEKESMYLADVARRVILVALFDSRTTLGLVRLKVKGTVEILTKVFEDMFNRSGTQSARVEGFGTKEAEDEIDKLFGD
- the recR gene encoding recombination mediator RecR translates to MSAIEELVAELAKLPGIGRKTAQRLTYFLLKQPREESARLARAVAALGERIRACSVCGDLTESDPCAICSDARRDGALICVVEEASDVAAIERSGEYRGRYHVLGGRLSPLDGVGPDQLNVASLLARVANGTAVREIIVATNPSVEGEATAHYVERTLRARSPDVAVTRLARGLPVGGELEYADGETIAQAFSARRQFPGA